In Euphorbia lathyris chromosome 2, ddEupLath1.1, whole genome shotgun sequence, the sequence GACCCTGAGACTGAACTACCCCCAAAATTTGTAGGTTTTGGAGTCATATGACATGCCAAATTAGAATTAGGGTTAAGGTTAGGGTTTACTCCGTACTTTGAATCAATTTTGGGATAGAATTTAGGACCTGGTTGTGCTATGCTTACTCCAGTGGGAATTCTAATTCTAAAACCACTGGCTGCAGCAGCAGCTGCAGCAGAAGAAGAAGTGATTCCACCTCCTCCGACTCCGCAGCCTGTGTTTCCGGCAATTCCGTTGCGGTAGAGCTGATGAATGCTCCTTGAGCTCGTAATTGGATTTCCATTCCGGTGATTTTCCATGTAAAACCCTTGATTGTTATTACTAGTGTTATtgttatcttcttcttcctcattttcatCCTCGTTATCATCCCCATCGCTCTCGGAATTGTTGTAATCCGGTTTCGTCTGAGGACCTTTCTCCATAGCATCCATTCGCTTAAAATGAACCCAAGAAGACGCAAATCTTGAAACCGGCATAGATCGAGCCCGCTGGATCTCCGTACGGTATCTCTTCCGGAGCTTCTCCATCTTATGACGACATTGCACGGCAGTCTTCGGCGGAGAAGCAGCCGGACACCGTCGAGAAACAGCGTCAGCAACCTCCTGCCAGTGATTCGCCTTAAGATTCCCCCGGCGGAGCGTGTACCACTTGTCACGATAAGCATCGATCAGCGCAACCGTCTCGTCGTGGGACCAGCACGGCGGCGGAAGACGCCGTGGGTTAGAGGAAGCCTGCGGCGGCGCTGGGATGGATGGAAGGGGGTTAGATGGGAGAGTTGATGAATCTGGAGGCGACGGAGATCCAGTACCCGGCGGCGAAGACATTAGAGAGAGTTGTTTATGTTTATGTCAAGGGGATCGGTGGTGAAAGATGCGGTGGAGTGGATAATTTAGAAATTCAGAGAcggtggtggtggtggaggcGGCGGCGGAGAGAGAGGTAGAAAAGGGAAAAGGAAGAGGAGAGGGAGGAGATAGGGttgaggaggaggagataaaaGTGGGGTTAGGTGACATATTGAAAGGGAAGAGGTTGGGTGGGGGAGGTGGGAGGGAGGTGTGTGCGGCTGATTTTGAGATCTAGAAGGATGAGGCCACCGCTAAGGTCGTTTTGGGGGAAGGCTAACGTGCGCTGAAAGGACGGCTGCGCACCcccaagaaaaaagaaaaagaaaaccgCGGCTGATTTTGAGATCTAGAAGGATGAATGAGGCCACCGCTGTCGTTGGGGATGGCTAACGTGCGCTGAAAGGACGGCTGCGCACcccaaagaagaaaagaaaaagtaaaactgCGGCTGATTCTAAGATCTAGAAAGGTGATGAGGACTGAAGCCACCGGTAAGGCTAACGTGCGCTAAGAGGAGCGGTGCGCTAATGAGGTCCACTTTTTCTCCGCCTTGTGGGTTTTGTGGTTTTTCTTTACACTGTGTTCGGATTACAGgagattttttatttaattattagagaataaatagaaaattgttttaaaaaaaacatttattattagagagagaaatagagGGATGTTTGGTTATAGGGATATGATAGCGCCGGTCGGTGAAACAGAATCACGGGAAGGTGGATTGGGATTAGCGAAGGGGGAATTAATGGGGTTATAAGTATTGAATTCTtttgtcttaaaaaaaaaaaaaatattgacttGAATTGATGATAGTAGTTTGGATACCACCTTGCAATCAATATATCATCgattactaaacttcaaaacgtaaccgattttacaattttttatattataattattaaatattattatttccgttttatattacatgtcattttatatgattatctccgtttcatattacatatcATTTTATATGATTAGTACACGTTAAGTTATCTTTTTTGCTGCTACAAAACACgggtttatgaaaattaattagaataatagacttattatagaataaataaatattagaattaataaataaGGGGCGACAATATCTTTTTtgtaatatccttaatttctatacaactctctaaaaagacatataatatgaaacggatggaGTACTAAAAGGGCGgtccggtcgcattacgcgtccccgctgagcgagggtccggggaggggtcccaccacaagggtgtattgggggcaagccttcccttgccaatttaattggcaagaggccgctcctaagactcgaacccgtgacctctggtcacacgacaacaacgttttaccattgcgccaaggctcgccctcttttATTATAggtaaaagaagaaaataattttattataactACTAATTAATAGCGGTCATTCTTTTGTTTTCACCTTCTGTAGAAAGTATCTTTTTCTTCACTCATCTCAAAATCCACCATCGGTGATCTAGCTTTCCCTAATCATCTCtgctcctttcttttcttttccttctctaATGACCTAACTTTATGTTTTATACGTTTTTCATCTTCCCAATCTCTTTGATGGTGCTTAAAGATATAATCTTATCCATACATACGACAATTTTCAATCTTCCACCGAAGAATTCTGATGTGCCTTTTCTGCAACTAGTCGAGGCAAACTCAACACTGCTAGATGCTCTAAGATATTAGGATATCGtagctttatttttatttttgttaaaaaacattttaaaaaaacaacaaatgtGATATTTAGgtaaatttattttagaatatggAAGAATGGTAAATAATTTCTCTTGTGTAACTTAtcctttattatatatttttttcttcttcagaaAATTCATTTTATATATCTAGTGGTAATTAATCTCAATATTttattagattaattttatatCTAACTTCATTTTGTCattatttagtaaaaaaaatgtaaaaataataataataaaaaggtaCAAATTTATCGTTTTTTAGATTTGCCCATTAATGGAGATGTAAGGCAGCGGTATGCCTTCGTGATAGGACGCCGTCTCTGTATGGGAAGCGGTCCTTAGAAACACTCTGACGCTTAAGTTAGTTTCTGAGTAGCTAGAGAGATAAAGTAataaattagagagagaaaatgggtAGACCTCACTTAGTGGCCGGTGAGCCTCCTTTTATAAATGGGTGTAGTCCCTTGGTTGGCCTTGTGCTTGTAGGTGGACTGATTTAGGTTGGGCTTGGCCCATATCTCCTATCTTATCAAGTAGCCCCACTTCCCCCGAAACGAACTGTTTTGCGAACCATTGCATGTGAGTGTGCGCCGTTAGCTAATTTTTTGGTGAGGGTCGATATTGTTAGCTGTTCGATAGTTAGGGCGTTCCGCTAGCTGAGGTAGTCCGTTTGATGGTGTAGTCTGATTGATGG encodes:
- the LOC136216508 gene encoding protein FIP2; translation: MSSPPGTGSPSPPDSSTLPSNPLPSIPAPPQASSNPRRLPPPCWSHDETVALIDAYRDKWYTLRRGNLKANHWQEVADAVSRRCPAASPPKTAVQCRHKMEKLRKRYRTEIQRARSMPVSRFASSWVHFKRMDAMEKGPQTKPDYNNSESDGDDNEDENEEEEDNNNTSNNNQGFYMENHRNGNPITSSRSIHQLYRNGIAGNTGCGVGGGGITSSSAAAAAAASGFRIRIPTGVSIAQPGPKFYPKIDSKYGVNPNLNPNSNLACHMTPKPTNFGGSSVSGSGLGSSRSFRGSEESGKKREREPMEEMVTAIKVLGDGFVRMEQMKMEMAREIETMRMEMEMKRTEMILESQQRIVEAFAKAFSEKKKKQQQQQTKRIAASPEES